Proteins encoded within one genomic window of Pygocentrus nattereri isolate fPygNat1 chromosome 9, fPygNat1.pri, whole genome shotgun sequence:
- the LOC108416454 gene encoding ribonuclease inhibitor-like, whose translation MGFVRTDFVDPYQAKVNQSSGLWSCSITEKGCKALVKALKLNPSHLRELDLDDNEPGESGVKMLSALLEDPHYKLEKLHI comes from the exons ATGGGGTTTGTAAGAACAGACTTTGTGGACCCCTATCAGGCTAAAGTCAACCAAAGCTCAGG ATTATGGAGCTGCAGTATTACAGAGAAAGGCTGTAAAGCTCTGGTTAAAGCTTTGAAATTAAATCCTTCACACTTGAGAGAGCTGGATCTGGATGACAATGAACCAGGAGAGTCAGGAGTGAAGATGCTTTCTGCTCTACTAGAAGATCCTCACTATAAACTGGAGAAACTACA CATCTGA
- the LOC119263966 gene encoding uncharacterized protein LOC119263966, producing the protein MEANPDLCLTVRDGESDEDQSASSSLTDTLSPSSDNDLFSRHSRDRPVHNFRDGNPPTTVFSEAEAAKEMVENALVMKPGGQDVLEVYKSEKSLNHRTRRQLVNILASHMTEMRGRIPSRKQKEKYALGIITLFPSLKDPFSPKGYLNQDFVLLFGEETSSRLLEKWDRTFKPKVIEESKHLTKSTELHRLLNAAEKHAEDDDTNWDSDMASLLLLLHLLPPTAGRKRINISASDAEDKMVHFHKSCCSIDEHLRGTEGKQPYILAVGRAQKRIHTFYIVVDKQLIPCQATRSLGAFDELFKSHYVFNLSYDEFLVHFYTFVQTTVYSTDITTTDESPRVREFRAKLFN; encoded by the exons ATGGAGGCCAATCCTGACTTATGCCTGACAGTACGTGACGGTGAGTCTGATGAAG ATCAATCCGCATCATCTTCCCTCACGGATACCCTGTCACCTTCAAGTGACAATGACCTCTTTAGTCGACACTCCAGAGACAGACCTGTTCATAACTTCAGAGATGGGAACCCACCTACCACAGTGTTTTCTGAGGCTGAGGCTGCAAAAGAG ATGGTAGAAAATGCCTTGGTTATGAAACCTGGAGGTCAAGATGTCCTTGAAGTGTACAAGTCAGAGAAATCGCTGAATCATCGGACCCGGAGACAGCTTGTCAACATATTGGCCAGCCATATGACTGAGATGCGTGG GAGGATTCCATCCCGTAAACAGAAGGAGAAGTATGCCCTGGGGATCATTACACTCTTTCCTTCACTGAAGGATCCTTTTTCTCCAAAGGGCTAT CTGAATCAAGactttgtgctgctgtttgGTGAGGAAACATCCTCCAGGTTACTTGAGAAGTGGGACAGGACCTTCAAGCCGAAGGTTATCGAAGAGTCCAAACACCTGACTAAGTCAACGGAGCTGCACCGACTTCTAAACGCTGCTGAGAAACATGCAGAGGATGATGACACCA ACTGGGACAGTGACATGGCTTCTTTGCTGCTTCTTCTCCATCTCTTGCCACCGACAGCAGGACGAAAGAGAATCAACATTAGTGCCAGTGATGCAGAGGACAAAATGGTGCACTTTCACAAG TCATGCTGCAGCATTGATGAACATCTGCGAGGAACAGAGGGTAAACAACCTTACATCCTTGCTGTTGGCCGGGCTCAGAAGAGAATCCACACATTCTACATCGTTGTGGACAAGCAGCTAATCCCTTGCCAAGCCACCAGATCCTTGGGTGCCTTTGATGAGCTGTTCAAGTCTCACTACGTGTTCAATCTTTCTTATGATGAGTTCCTGGTCCATTTCTACACATTTGTGCAGACAACAGTCTACAgcactgacattacaacaacaGATGAGTCTCCAAGAGTTCGTGAGTTTCGGGCAAAGCTTTTCAACTag